One Cellulosimicrobium protaetiae genomic region harbors:
- a CDS encoding RNA polymerase sigma-70 factor, whose product MDGQAADLTVAEQQFSAARRRLFGIAYRILGSAAEADDVLQDAWVRWQTYDRSTVRNPDAFLTTTVTRLAINVAQSARVRRETYIGPWLPEPVDTSADPTLGAERGEALEVALLMLLEKLTPTERAAYVLREAFDYPYEQIAEIIGHSQASVRQLVSRARRHLGEERRAPVAPEAQRRLLTAFVAAAKAGDVALLEQLFAEDVISYSDGGGAVRASKFPVVGRPRVAKYHHAFASRFWVGVDVEPADINGHPAVRLSHDGQLFAVLTVRATVDGIDRVLWMMNPQKLAALPA is encoded by the coding sequence GTGGACGGGCAGGCGGCGGACCTGACGGTGGCGGAGCAGCAGTTCAGCGCGGCGCGTCGCAGGCTGTTCGGGATCGCGTACCGGATCCTCGGCAGCGCGGCCGAGGCCGACGACGTGCTCCAGGACGCGTGGGTGCGCTGGCAGACGTACGACCGCTCGACCGTGCGCAACCCGGACGCGTTCCTCACGACGACGGTGACGCGGCTCGCGATCAACGTCGCCCAGTCCGCGCGCGTGCGCCGCGAGACGTACATCGGGCCGTGGCTGCCCGAGCCCGTGGACACGAGCGCCGACCCGACGCTCGGCGCCGAGCGGGGCGAGGCGCTCGAGGTCGCGCTGCTCATGCTCCTCGAGAAGCTCACGCCGACCGAGCGCGCGGCGTACGTGCTGCGCGAGGCGTTCGACTACCCGTACGAGCAGATCGCGGAGATCATCGGCCACTCGCAGGCCAGCGTGCGCCAGCTCGTGAGCCGGGCGCGCCGTCATCTCGGCGAGGAGCGCCGCGCGCCGGTCGCCCCGGAGGCGCAGCGCCGCCTGCTCACCGCGTTCGTGGCCGCCGCGAAGGCGGGCGACGTCGCGCTCCTGGAACAGCTGTTCGCCGAGGACGTGATCTCCTACTCCGACGGTGGCGGGGCGGTCCGCGCGTCGAAGTTCCCGGTCGTCGGGCGTCCGCGCGTCGCGAAGTACCACCACGCGTTCGCGTCGCGCTTCTGGGTGGGGGTCGACGTCGAGCCCGCGGACATCAACGGCCACCCGGCCGTGCGGCTCTCGCACGACGGGCAGCTCTTCGCCGTGCTCACGGTCCGGGCCACGGTCGACGGCATCGATCGCGTGCTGTGGATGATGAATCCGCAGAAGCTCGCGGCGCTCCCCGCGTAG
- a CDS encoding ABC-F family ATP-binding cassette domain-containing protein: protein MSTPHRSAVTLTDLTFEWPDGTVALSHLTGTFGAGRTGLVGDNGAGKSTLLRLVAGLLTPTSGRVTTTGDVAYLPQTLTLGRDASVARLLGIDGTLEALRAIESGDVDERHFDAVGDDWDVEARAAQALAEIGLDGVGLDRRVGELSGGEAMLVAISGLRVRRSAITLLDEPTNNLDRGTRARLAALVDGWPGTLVVVSHDLDLLEHMDETAELHAGRLTTFGGPYSAWRDQLDADQAAAAQAARTAEQTLRAEKRQRVEAETKLARRERTARTAQANRTGSRISMGLRASAAQVSAGSMRQGLDAKVQAAQDALDAAAARVRDDEHVHLVLPDPDVPRGRRLAELHGTNGTVVVQGPERVALVGANGSGKTTLLENLLAGRAPEPGRAGGVLLTDRVGYLPQRLDGLDDARSALENVRDGAPDAAPGTIRNQLARLLLRGSSVDRPVSTLSGGERFRVSLARLLLAEPPAQLLVLDEPTNNLDVRSVDRLVEALSGYAGALLVVSHDDGFLARLGVDVALRLDADGALHRVAVPGR from the coding sequence ATGTCCACCCCGCACCGCTCCGCGGTGACCCTGACCGACCTCACCTTCGAGTGGCCCGACGGCACCGTCGCGCTCTCGCACCTCACCGGCACGTTCGGCGCCGGACGCACGGGCCTCGTCGGCGACAACGGCGCCGGCAAGTCCACCCTGCTGCGCCTCGTCGCCGGCCTGCTCACCCCGACGTCCGGGCGCGTCACGACCACCGGCGACGTCGCCTACCTGCCCCAGACCCTGACCCTCGGCCGGGACGCGAGCGTCGCGCGCCTCCTCGGCATCGACGGCACGCTCGAAGCGCTGCGCGCCATCGAGTCCGGGGACGTGGACGAGCGCCACTTCGACGCCGTCGGCGACGACTGGGACGTCGAGGCGCGCGCCGCGCAGGCGCTCGCCGAGATCGGGCTCGACGGCGTCGGCCTCGACCGGCGCGTGGGCGAGCTGTCCGGCGGGGAGGCGATGCTCGTCGCGATCAGCGGGCTGCGCGTGCGGCGCAGCGCCATCACGCTGCTCGACGAGCCGACCAACAACCTCGACCGCGGTACCCGGGCGCGGCTCGCGGCGCTCGTCGACGGCTGGCCCGGGACGCTCGTCGTCGTGAGCCACGACCTCGACCTGCTCGAGCACATGGACGAGACCGCGGAGCTGCACGCCGGGCGCCTCACGACGTTCGGCGGCCCGTACAGCGCGTGGCGCGACCAGCTCGACGCGGACCAGGCCGCCGCGGCGCAGGCCGCGCGGACCGCCGAGCAGACGCTCCGCGCCGAGAAGCGCCAGCGCGTCGAGGCCGAGACCAAGCTCGCGCGCCGCGAGCGGACGGCGCGCACCGCCCAGGCGAACCGCACCGGGTCGCGCATCTCCATGGGGCTGCGCGCGTCCGCCGCGCAGGTGTCCGCCGGCTCGATGCGCCAGGGCCTGGACGCGAAGGTCCAGGCCGCGCAGGACGCGCTCGACGCCGCGGCGGCCCGCGTGCGGGACGACGAGCACGTGCACCTCGTGCTCCCCGACCCGGACGTGCCGCGCGGTCGTCGCCTCGCCGAGCTGCACGGGACGAACGGAACCGTCGTCGTGCAGGGGCCGGAGCGCGTCGCGCTCGTCGGCGCGAACGGGTCCGGCAAGACGACGCTCCTGGAGAACCTGCTCGCCGGACGCGCTCCGGAGCCCGGGCGGGCTGGCGGCGTGCTGCTCACCGACCGCGTCGGGTACCTGCCCCAGCGCCTCGACGGGCTCGACGACGCCCGGAGCGCGCTCGAGAACGTGCGCGACGGGGCGCCGGACGCCGCCCCGGGCACGATCCGCAACCAGCTCGCGCGCCTCCTGCTGCGCGGGTCGAGCGTGGATCGCCCGGTGTCCACCCTGTCGGGCGGCGAGCGGTTCCGCGTCTCGCTCGCGCGGCTCCTGCTCGCCGAGCCGCCCGCCCAGCTCCTCGTGCTCGACGAGCCGACGAACAACCTCGACGTGCGCAGCGTCGACCGGCTCGTGGAGGCCCTGTCGGGGTACGCGGGCGCCCTGCTCGTCGTCAGTCACGACGACGGCTTCCTCGCCCGGCTCGGGGTCGACGTCGCGCTCCGGCTCGACGCGGACGGCGCCCTCCACCGCGTGGCGGTCCCCGGTCGTTGA
- a CDS encoding LysR family transcriptional regulator, translated as METRQLEYFVAVAEELSFTRAAARVFAVQSSVSAGVRALETELGARLFERTKRAVALTSQGEALLPRARAVLDAVDEARAAVAPGPHLVRGTVRLGVFTNLGYLGLPRVLAAFRERHPGVELRLTPSPAGSTGLGEDVRRGVVDVAFTGLDPQDHPGLRYTRLTSATFVAVLPAGHARAGAASVAPGDLADERVVTTPRGFGNRVVAERAFAHAGVAPRADTEVADVGDLPAFVAAGFGVAVVPADMYEPADGAVAVPLDAPEAWSLGLVTRPHPSAAAAALVAGLVHALGSSSAPR; from the coding sequence ATGGAGACGCGCCAGCTCGAGTACTTCGTCGCCGTGGCCGAGGAGCTGAGCTTCACGCGCGCGGCGGCCCGCGTGTTCGCCGTGCAGTCGAGCGTGTCCGCGGGGGTGCGGGCGCTCGAGACCGAGCTGGGCGCCCGGCTGTTCGAACGCACCAAGCGCGCCGTCGCGCTCACCTCGCAGGGCGAGGCGCTGCTCCCCCGGGCCCGCGCGGTCCTCGACGCCGTCGACGAGGCGCGCGCCGCCGTCGCGCCCGGCCCGCACCTCGTGCGCGGCACCGTCCGCCTCGGGGTCTTCACCAACCTCGGCTACCTCGGCCTGCCACGCGTGCTCGCGGCGTTCCGCGAGCGCCACCCGGGCGTCGAGCTGCGCTTGACGCCCAGCCCTGCCGGCTCGACCGGTCTCGGGGAAGACGTGCGTCGGGGGGTCGTCGACGTCGCCTTCACGGGGCTGGACCCGCAGGACCATCCGGGCCTGCGGTACACGCGCCTGACGTCCGCGACGTTCGTCGCGGTCCTGCCCGCCGGGCACGCGCGCGCGGGGGCGGCGTCGGTCGCGCCCGGCGACCTGGCCGACGAGCGCGTCGTGACGACGCCGCGCGGGTTCGGCAACCGCGTGGTCGCCGAGCGCGCGTTCGCGCACGCGGGCGTCGCGCCGCGCGCCGACACGGAGGTCGCGGACGTCGGGGACCTGCCCGCGTTCGTGGCCGCAGGGTTCGGGGTCGCCGTCGTGCCGGCCGACATGTACGAGCCCGCCGACGGCGCGGTCGCGGTCCCGCTCGACGCGCCCGAGGCGTGGTCCCTCGGGCTCGTGACCCGGCCGCACCCGAGCGCGGCGGCCGCGGCCCTGGTGGCCGGGCTCGTGCACGCGCTCGGGAGCTCGTCGGCGCCTCGCTGA
- a CDS encoding MFS transporter: MTTTSTRTPGLAGTAPRAARRRPLVSHGSGFLVVALAFATAMAFSTVPTPLYPLYQVRDGLPTVAVTVVFAAYAVGVAASLYLVGHLSDRFGRRRVLLLGLAAELVAALLFLALDGLGGLVVARLVSGAGIGAVTATATAHLAELRAVARPDGPRDASAVAGLANIGGLALGPLVGGLLAQAAPAPLTTPYVAFAVLLAAAVLAAALVPETVAPSVGPYAYRPQRVAVPRSGRGTFVAAAAAAFAGFAVFGLFTSLTPSVLATVMHEDSRLVAGLVSAAVFASAAPAQLASGRLAPARQVALAVGLTLTGLVVLAASVGFASLPGFVASAVVAGAGVGILFRGALATAGSLAGPHRRGEVLAGIFLVAYLGLAVPVLLLGLSLTVEPLRLMVVVFAAATAVLVALAAPGLARRS; the protein is encoded by the coding sequence ATGACCACCACCTCGACGCGCACCCCGGGCCTCGCCGGAACCGCCCCGCGGGCAGCCCGACGGCGTCCGCTCGTCTCCCACGGCTCCGGGTTCCTCGTCGTGGCGCTCGCGTTCGCCACGGCGATGGCGTTCTCGACCGTCCCGACCCCGCTCTACCCCCTCTACCAGGTGCGCGACGGGCTCCCCACGGTCGCCGTGACCGTCGTCTTCGCCGCCTACGCGGTCGGCGTGGCGGCGAGCCTCTACCTCGTCGGCCACCTCAGCGACCGGTTCGGGCGTCGGCGCGTGCTGCTCCTCGGCCTCGCGGCCGAGCTCGTCGCAGCGCTGCTCTTCCTCGCGCTCGACGGGCTGGGCGGGCTCGTGGTCGCGCGGCTCGTCTCCGGAGCGGGGATCGGCGCCGTCACCGCGACGGCGACGGCGCACCTCGCCGAGCTGCGCGCGGTCGCGCGCCCGGACGGGCCGCGCGACGCGAGCGCGGTCGCCGGCCTGGCGAACATCGGCGGCCTCGCGCTCGGCCCGCTCGTCGGCGGACTCCTGGCCCAGGCCGCACCCGCTCCGCTCACGACGCCGTACGTCGCGTTCGCCGTCCTGCTCGCCGCCGCGGTCCTCGCCGCCGCGCTCGTACCCGAGACGGTCGCGCCGTCGGTCGGCCCGTACGCGTACCGCCCGCAGCGCGTCGCGGTGCCGCGGTCGGGGCGCGGCACGTTCGTCGCCGCGGCGGCGGCCGCGTTCGCCGGCTTCGCCGTGTTCGGGCTCTTCACGTCGCTCACGCCGAGCGTGCTCGCGACGGTCATGCACGAGGACTCGCGACTCGTCGCGGGTCTCGTGTCCGCCGCGGTGTTCGCGTCCGCCGCCCCCGCCCAGCTCGCCTCCGGGCGGCTCGCCCCGGCGCGGCAGGTGGCGCTCGCGGTCGGGCTCACCCTGACCGGGCTCGTCGTCCTCGCCGCGTCGGTCGGGTTCGCGTCGCTGCCCGGCTTCGTCGCCAGCGCGGTCGTCGCGGGGGCGGGCGTCGGCATCCTCTTCCGCGGCGCGCTCGCGACGGCGGGGTCGCTCGCCGGACCGCACCGGCGCGGCGAGGTGCTCGCGGGGATCTTCCTCGTCGCCTACCTCGGGCTCGCCGTCCCGGTGCTCCTCCTGGGCCTCTCGTTGACCGTCGAACCCTTGCGTCTCATGGTCGTCGTCTTCGCGGCGGCGACCGCCGTCCTCGTCGCCCTCGCGGCCCCGGGCCTGGCTCGCCGGTCGTGA
- a CDS encoding carbohydrate-binding protein: MRVPLAAVTAVVMAVTGTALTSSAAPNTAGGDGTVPGGPGAADLGRQVLGASDGWGAANGGTTGGSAASAEHVYVVDTWDELRAALGGAGARTDTTPRIVYVDGRIDAFAGTTCEAIAATVPVAGSDDPFSMDDYVAAYDPATYGWVDPAGPLEDARVAAAAEQATLTLQHVGSNVTIVGLGADAQLVGASLRIRDARNVIVRNVTFSDARDCFPAWDPGDGDAGNWNSAYDNVSVWTSENVWVDHSTFDDGEHPPSSLPTVFGRPYEIHDGLLDITHGSDHVTVSYNHFSDHDKTAILGSSDSRTQDAGKHKVTYHHNRWTDVGQRAPRVRFGDVHVYNELYEQTREGIFQYYWGAGVDSSIYAENNAFELAPGVDPARIIGRYKGERLFETGSTVNGVPVDLLAAYNASVAEADRLADEARWTPTLHGSVDPTWAVPAIVRSSAGAGRLGPVDAPAYDPHATYGAGDVVVHDGAVFRAQWYARGTTPGAAWGPWEELATDGRGVPVWTPTRVFRAGDAVVHDGAVWVAQWWSRGQEPGTGSWGPFRAVG, translated from the coding sequence GTGAGGGTCCCGCTGGCCGCGGTGACCGCGGTCGTGATGGCGGTGACGGGGACCGCGCTGACGAGCAGCGCAGCGCCGAACACCGCGGGAGGGGACGGCACGGTCCCGGGCGGCCCCGGCGCGGCGGACCTCGGGCGGCAGGTGCTCGGCGCGAGCGACGGCTGGGGCGCCGCCAACGGCGGCACCACGGGCGGCAGTGCGGCGAGCGCCGAGCACGTGTACGTCGTCGACACCTGGGACGAGCTGCGTGCCGCGCTGGGCGGGGCCGGGGCGCGGACCGACACGACGCCGCGCATCGTGTACGTCGACGGACGCATCGACGCGTTCGCCGGGACGACCTGCGAGGCCATCGCGGCGACCGTCCCGGTCGCGGGGAGCGACGACCCGTTCTCGATGGACGACTACGTCGCGGCCTACGACCCGGCGACGTACGGGTGGGTGGACCCGGCCGGTCCGCTCGAGGACGCGCGGGTGGCCGCCGCCGCGGAGCAGGCGACGCTCACGCTCCAGCACGTCGGGTCGAACGTGACGATCGTCGGCCTGGGCGCGGACGCGCAGCTCGTGGGCGCGAGCCTGCGGATCCGCGACGCGCGCAACGTCATCGTCCGCAACGTCACGTTCTCCGACGCGCGCGACTGCTTCCCCGCGTGGGACCCGGGCGACGGCGACGCCGGCAACTGGAACTCGGCGTACGACAACGTGTCGGTGTGGACCTCGGAGAACGTCTGGGTGGACCACAGCACGTTCGACGACGGCGAGCACCCGCCCTCGTCGCTCCCGACGGTGTTCGGCCGCCCGTACGAGATCCACGACGGGCTGCTCGACATCACGCACGGCTCGGACCACGTGACCGTCTCCTACAACCACTTCTCCGACCACGACAAGACGGCGATCCTCGGCTCGTCGGACAGCCGGACCCAGGACGCGGGCAAGCACAAGGTGACGTACCACCACAACCGGTGGACCGACGTCGGGCAGCGCGCCCCGCGCGTGCGCTTCGGCGACGTGCACGTCTACAACGAGCTCTACGAGCAGACGCGCGAGGGCATCTTCCAGTACTACTGGGGCGCGGGCGTCGACTCGAGCATCTACGCCGAGAACAACGCGTTCGAGCTCGCCCCGGGCGTCGACCCGGCGCGGATCATCGGCCGGTACAAGGGCGAGCGGCTGTTCGAGACGGGCTCGACGGTGAACGGCGTGCCCGTCGACCTCCTCGCGGCCTACAACGCCTCGGTGGCGGAGGCCGACCGGCTCGCCGACGAGGCGCGCTGGACGCCGACCCTGCACGGGAGCGTCGACCCGACGTGGGCCGTGCCCGCGATCGTGCGGTCGTCGGCGGGCGCGGGTCGTCTCGGCCCGGTCGACGCCCCGGCCTACGACCCGCACGCGACGTACGGCGCGGGCGACGTCGTCGTGCACGACGGCGCGGTGTTCCGCGCCCAGTGGTACGCGCGGGGAACGACCCCGGGCGCGGCGTGGGGGCCGTGGGAGGAGCTCGCCACCGACGGTCGCGGTGTGCCGGTCTGGACCCCGACGCGCGTGTTCCGCGCCGGTGACGCGGTCGTGCACGACGGCGCGGTGTGGGTCGCGCAGTGGTGGTCGCGCGGGCAGGAGCCGGGCACCGGCTCGTGGGGGCCGTTCCGCGCGGTCGGCTGA
- a CDS encoding nuclear transport factor 2 family protein — protein sequence MSLLAAEHALHAAQRAGDVDALDALLHPRCVGAGPDGSVFSKEDDLEGYRSGRLRVTRLEEESLDVQEDAASGVTRLVAAVEAIQDGTAVSARLVYTRLWVRADEGWRVLAATLAPAAEPA from the coding sequence ATGAGTCTTCTCGCTGCTGAGCATGCGCTCCACGCCGCCCAGCGTGCCGGTGACGTCGACGCGCTGGACGCGTTGCTGCACCCACGGTGCGTCGGCGCCGGCCCGGACGGGTCGGTCTTCTCCAAGGAGGACGACCTGGAGGGCTACCGCTCCGGTCGGCTGCGGGTCACCCGCCTCGAGGAGGAGTCGCTCGACGTCCAGGAGGACGCCGCGAGCGGGGTGACCCGGCTGGTCGCCGCCGTGGAGGCGATCCAGGACGGCACCGCGGTGTCGGCGCGGTTGGTCTACACGCGCCTCTGGGTGCGCGCGGACGAGGGCTGGCGCGTCCTGGCCGCCACGCTCGCACCCGCTGCCGAGCCCGCCTGA